The Lates calcarifer isolate ASB-BC8 linkage group LG11, TLL_Latcal_v3, whole genome shotgun sequence genomic sequence agcagaattaTGCCATGAATGGGATGCCCATGAACCACCCACGAATGATGGGGTCCATGCAGGGCCAGATGCAGATGATGCAGGGGCCACGGGGCCCCCAGGTGATGCAGGCTATGCAGCAAGGACAGTGGGGTCCAGGAATGCAGAATCCCATGCAGAATCCCCAGGGTCATCAGCCGCAGGTCCCACCTCAACAAGGCCCCATGGCCCCTCAGCAGGCTCAGGGAACTCCCATGCCCCAGCAGGGCCAGCTCATGCAGAGGCCCATGATGCCTCAGCAACAGGGTCTCCAGATGCCTGGGGTCATGCCTCCCCAGGGACCCTCACAGCAGGGCATGacaccacagcagcagaacatgCCCCGGGGAATGCCTGGCAACATTGCTCCGAGCGCCCTGCAGGACTTACTGCGTACTCTTAAATCTCCCAGCTCCccccagcagcaacagcaggtcCTCAACATCCTCAAGTCTAACCCCCACCTCATGGCTGCATTCATCAAACAGAGGACAGCAAAGTACCAGGCCAATcagccacagcaacagcagcaggggCAGCAGCAGAACCCTCAGGCCATGCTGGGGTCCCAGGCAGGAATGCAGGCCATGGCAGCCATGGCAAACCAGGTGCAGAGACCAGGGATGGCgcctcagcagcagcctcctcaGCAGACAGGGCCACAGGGCATGGCGCCCATGGGTCCCCAAGGCCAGATGATGAACGCTGCTCAAAATGGCAATCCCCAGCTGTATCgcagacagcagctgctcaggatgcagcagatgcagcaggcgcagcagcagcagcagcagcagggaggcaTGCCTCAGGGCCACGGTCAGTTCCCCCAGCAGCAGCCAGGGCCAGCAAGCTATTCCCAGCTTCGTATGCAGCAGCAAATGGCTATGCAAGGAGGTGGAGGGCCCATGGgccagcttcctcccacatcGCAAATGGGCCAACCTGGTATGGGCATGGATGGGCCCCAGAACCTCCTCCAGCAGCGCATGcttcaacagcaacagcaacagcagatgTTGAAGCAGCAGATGGGCTCTCCAGCACAGGCTAACTCGATGAGTCCACAACCCCACATGCTACAAGGCCAAGCCCAAGGAGGAGCTCACTTACCTGGCCAGACGATGGCAAACACCCTGGGAAACCAAGTACGCTCCCCAGCCCCAGTGCAGTCACCCCGTCCGCCTTCACAGCAGCCCCCGCATTCCAGTCCCTCCCCACGGATACAGCCCCAGCCCTCACCCCAGCATAGCGCCCTCCACTCCAGCTCTCCTCACCCCAGCCTTGGAGGCCCCATGTCAGGCTCCATGGAGCAGGGACACATGGGAACACCGGAGCAGAGTGCCATGCTCCCACAACTTAACACACCAAACCGAGGGGGATTAAGTAATGACATGGGTATGGTGGGTGACACGACGGGAGACACGCTGGAGAAATTTGTTGAAGGATTGTAGCATTTCATGACAGAAGAAAAAGGCCTTGTTCTGTTTTCAGCTGAGAAATTTTTGTACTTGCTCATGTAAAAAGCtaaaagaaatacagacaaatgaGTCATATGAGGCCTACAGACTGTGAACTTTCCTTAAACCAAGGGACTGCTTTTTCTTCCAACACAGAGTGATTTAATAATTGCTGTTGAAAAgaagacaacaaagacacaaagaataTATTTTTGGTTTAGACCAGCCATGCAAGAATTTGCCctggtctttgtgttgttttaatttgtttttcatttgttatgCTCTGGTATTGACTTTTTTAACAAAacttctcaaaacaaaaaatatttcactttattattcttttttttattttgtacctTTGCAAATTAATATCGTATTTGTGTTGAGAAGACTGTAAAATTATTTGTCTGGGAATTTTTTGCCAGGTTTCACCTCTTGCTCAGTTTCTCTGTTCCTGGCTAATTTATTCTAATATGCCATTTTTCAAAAGGACTGCCTTTGGGAAAGCCTTAATTTCTTTCCTGTTTGCAGAGTTTATGGGAGATTAACGTATTTGTATAGATTTAGGAATTATtgcacacacccaaacacaacaTGCAGGTGTAAGAGAAACCTGCATTGAAGCTTGTTAATGTTCACAGGTGCCAGAATGTTCTTTTTACTGGCCTGGGCCCAGTATTTGTCTTGCAGATGTTTAAAAATTGCTTTGTCTCTCCTTCAGTCTAAAGAAATTCTCATTAAGTACTGAACCTCTTTTGCCTGTGGTGGGAAATTAACTTGTTTGACTGCTGATTTGTATTCAGAGAGAGTTTTGTGcatcattttctctcttgcaTTAAACTTGAATTGATGATGAACTGTTCTCTAATGTAAATCATGCAGCTAGACAGTACTGTAAATATGcagaaaataagaatgaaatcACTGTACAAACTGGTTCAAATGGCTCATTTCGTACTTATATACCATATTGTTAAATAAACCTGTGTGCCACAGACTCTGCttcaatttttttctgtttggagaAAACTGTTGGGGTCAACCTTAGCATTATTGATTAATATTAATCAACTGCCAGTCATTTTCTCAATGAGTCATTTGGTCTGTAAagcatagtatagtatagatGTCTTGGATAGCTGTTGTGTCTGGCCAAAAGTCCTAAAAGTCAGagattcagtttactatcatgtAAAACAGGGAAAACACACTAAAGCTGGAGCCATCAAATGTtgggcatttttgcttgaaaagacATAAATGATTGATGATCATGATCGATCATCAAAATACTATCTTATTGCAAAACTTTTTTGGCTCTAGTCAGCatcaacatatttttaaatatttaagttTGTTAATTTTACGATATGTAAGCTGATCACCGTTTGACCTTGAAAGGCAAATtaagaaacataaataaaaataattaaggGATCGAGATTAAGGATGAATTTGTACAGATAACACTAGTCGTGTTttaaacacacatcaacaaagTGAAATGGTGCATTTAGAATAAATTATTTGCAATCGGTAGAATAATTTCCACTTTTCACCAGGCAGCGCGATGGACGCCGTGCCGACGTCATCACGAGTCGCGGGGTCTTTCCTTGGCCGTCTTGTTTGGCGTGTGTCCCCCGGTCGGTTGACCCGTCTTCCACCCTCGTCCGCCCTCATGTCCCGCTGTCTTGCTCTGGCTCGGTTCGCCCTTGGTTCCTATCAGAGGACCAGCTCACGGCTAACGCCATGTGCACGAGGGCTGAGCAGCAGAACTGTCTCGCGCTCCTTGACTGCAGGTGAGCTGTGTTTCTTAGCCTTAGCCGAGTTAGCTTAGCCGTCTGCTTGACAGCCACAAGATGAGAGACGGTCTGCTGCGGTGAGATGTTAAATGTACTAGCTTGTAGTTTAACATTGTAAGCTGGCCTGTCAGTCCAATAGCCCACTGAGAAACTACATAACAGCTACAAGTGAAGTCAAATCGTTAAGTTTGCTTAAGATGTTCAGTTATTGCATCATTATGTTAGACTGAAACTCAGACTTTGttgactttatttttcagtcttaAAGTCTTACTGTTTGAACAGAGCAAGGTCGCCCACAGCaagagcaaacaaacatttcttccTGTAAACACTACTCGCGATGTATGTTGAGAGAGTCATTGGTTTTTAATAGCAGAAGCTAACATGAGCAGTGATGGATTTTGTGCCAATAAAACAGTAACTTTGGAAATTGCCCACTTTATGGGTGTTTTTTTGTAACAAGATGCACACAAAATCTGCATCGGTTTCCCAAATGAAGTAATAGCTGAAGTAATAGTCATTTACTTTAACTTTTACTGTGTAAATGTAAGTAAATGTTTTCTTAAATCACCAAAACCACAGAAATTCAATGCCAGAGCTGCTGTGTAATGCAACCTCACCATCTTACTCCCCCTGTCATCAGGCTCGCAGGttggacagcagcagaggtggagcAATCGGCCCAGTGTGTGGGGCGCTCAGCGGCCCTGCCTCAGCTTCTGCCAGCAGTCTTACTACAGCACCCAGGAGGCTGAGaaggagccagaggaggagcctCTGCATACCATCATCAGTGACACAGAGTCTGTGCAAGGTGCTGGAACAGCTAGAGACATTACCATTGTTGAATGTTGCAGCTCATAGATaatcatttattaaatttaAGATGATCTGAATGTTGTTCTACCTCTGATTTATCCAGGTAGCTTCTCCAAACATGAATTTCAGGCTGAAACAAAAAAGCTGCTGGACATTGTAGCTAGGTCCCTGTACTCAGAGAAGGAGGTAAGAGGATTTGtgttagaggaggagaggaaccTACAACTTACCTTGACTGACATTTAAGTTTATTAACTATAGCTGCTCTTCTCTGCCTGATTTCCTGCCTCTTCCTCGTCCCACCAGGTGTTCATCAGGGAGCTGATCTCTAATGGTAGTGATGCTTTGGAAAAACTGCGTCACAAGCTAatcacagcaggaggtgaaacCGCTCCCATGGAGATCCACCTGCAGACTGACGCTTCCAAGGGCACCTTCACCATCCAGGTACAACTTTGCGTGTTGTTGTTCTTCTAGCCCCATGTTGAGTTTTGGTCAGACATACAAGATTATCACCCTTTTCCACTGCAATAGAATGTATTGTTTACCTGTGTCACCAGTTCTGCTTTTGTTTATGCTATTTTCTTCCCACTTTGGGGATGAGTTCCTGGAGCCACATTTAGGCCCACAACAGCTTATTTTACTCACCTGCTCAGCAGTGCATTAAAATGACATGGATAGTCCCACTGTAGccttttaaatgaaatatatcTGAAACATCACAGTCTGTGAAATAAATTGGAAACACAAGGAAAagtcatgctgctgctgcagtgtttaaaGGGTTTATACTGTACTCTGGTTCCTGGTCTGTTTTTGAGTAGGATTGCCACCTGGTGGAGGAATATTGTACAGCAACCTatgaatatttctttttgaaTGACTATGATTCTCTGTGCTCTTCACAGGACACTGGTGTGGGAATGAACCAAGAGGAGCTGGTGGCTAACCTGGGGACCATCGCCCGCTCCGGTTCAAAGGTGACTGTTGTTCTAGATCTCCTTCCATTTGTCTTGGTTAAACACCCTTTCGTTCCTcttcatattatttatttatgtgtggaTATGACATGTTTGTCCAATATGTAGATTCAGTTTATAAAATTGAGGTTTGTGTATCTCATTTGTCAAGCTGATGTATCCTCTTGATCTCTCAGTTAAAATAATGGTCTGTCCTCCACACTTTAGGCATTTCTGGACGCTCTGCAGAACCAGGCAGAGGCCAGCAGCACCATCATTGGTCAGTTCGGGGTTGGATTCTACTCTGCCTTCATGGTGGCCGACCGTGTTGACGTCTACTCTCGCTCTGCTGAGCACGATGCACCCGGATACAAGTGGTCCTCAGACGGGTAAGAGCATTAAGAGgaagtgttttatttctgttctgtgtgagtctgttctacagcagagaaaagcatgAGTATGTGATCCTCAGGCATTCTCTGTCATTGTCTCCCTCAGCTCTGGAGTTTTTGAGATCGCCGAAGCCAGTGGGGTTCAACAGGGAACGAAGATCGTGCTGCACCTTAAGGATGACTGCAAGGAGTTCTCCTCTGAGGACAGAGTCAAAGGTATGACTGGTGAAGCTGCTTGACTAAACTGCAGAGAGCATATTCATTACTGTATTGCCGAAGCGAAGCCACTCCATGTGATTACAAGCTGCTGTATCTCTTTCAGATGTTGTAACAAAGTACAGCAACTTTGTGAGCTTCCCCATCTTCCTGAATGGACGGAGGCTCAACACTCTGCAGGTGAGACACTTTGGTTCTGTTGTTCACTTCCTCTTAATCCAAAGACTCAGTGAACTTatattgaaaataattgttgtttGACATCTGTCTCCCTTCAGGCCTTGTGGATGATGGAGCCTAAAGAAATTAGTGACTGGCAGCATGAGGAATTCTACCGCTACGTCGCCCAGGCCTACGACAAGCCCCGCTACACGCTGCACTACCGCGCTGATGCCCCACTCAACATCCGAAGCATCTTCTACGTCCCTGATGCGGTGAATATGAGTGTTTTGTGCACAGTGGTGACTCTGTAAACTTTATTTCAGCTgagttttcactgaaaatgtttaaattttaaGGGAATCCATTTTTACTACCAAACCCAAAGGTGGTTCAACAAGCACTTCAATAATACCATCCTGTGTTTAGGTCTTGTTAATTTAAGTAGTTCTCACTCCAGACAGATTTTTTGAGTGGTTATGAGTTAAGTTGGATTTTATCAAATTGATGTTTGACAAAAGAATTTATTCATCAACAGAAGCCAACCATGTTTGACGTGAGCAGGGAGATGGGCTCCAGCGTGGCTCTGTACAGCAGGAAGGTCCTGATCCAGACCAAAGCGGCTGACATCCTGCCCAAGTGGCTGCGCTTCCTCAGAGGTCTGGATCCTCCTGActgcctccacctgctcctggtggagctgtgtgtttacatttttttatggaTTGAAGGGAAAGATATTGTTGATTCTTTAGAGCTGAgctaaacactgtgtgtgtgtgtatgtgcaggtgTGGTGGACAGTGAGGACATCCCTCTGAATCTGAGCAGAGAACTGCTGCAGGAGAGCGCCCTCATCAGGTAGAACACCAGTTTCACATCTTATAGTCTTTGATTTAGATGTAATCACTTGTCTTTCACCATGGTGTTTCTCACCAGAATCTActtttataaaaaatatttaccaTCTGTTAACTCACAAATCATTTTTCTACCATCACCTCTGGCTTCAGGAAGCTTCGTGACGTTTTGCAGCAGAGGATCATCCGCTTCCTGCTGGACCAGAGCAAGAAGGAACCAGAGAAATACAACAAGTTCTTCGAGGACTACGGCCTCTTCATGAGGGAGGGCATCGTCACCACCCAGGAACAAGACGTCAAGGTGACATAGTCTTTGgtttttaaagggaaaaagTCATAAAGATGTGAGAGACCAGTGTTGAACGCACCAGAAAAATGTGCTATTGTTAACAGCAGCAGTCTTCCTCCCCGCTGTGTCTATAGGAGGATATCGCAAAGCTGTTGAGGTTTGAGTCGTCTGCTCTGCCAGCGGGCCAGCAGACCAACCTGATGGAGTACGCCTCTCGAATGAAGGCTGGCACACGCAACATCTACTACCTGTGCGCCCCCAACCGCCATCTTGCAGAACACTCCCCTTACTATGAGGCCATGAAACAGAAAGACATGGAGGTGAGAGGCTGATGTGACTCATAGTGATGATCAAATTATGTCTATCAGTTTTAGAGGGTTCTGTTACTGAgaagctgatttaaaaaagacaaaaaaaaagacatttccaGTGGAAATCatgtcatgtctttttctgtgtgtgcacaggtgCTGTTCTGCTACGAGCAGTTCGATGAGCTGACCCTGCTCCACCTCAGGGAGTTTGACAAGAAGAAGCTGATCTCGGTGGAGACTGACATCGTGGTAGATCACTACAAGGAGGAGAAGTTTGAGGACAGCAAACCAGGTCTGGATTCCCCCTCATATCTCAAGTTCTAGTTGTAGCAGGGCACCTCTTGGTGTCACAGCTGTAATCCTGAAACCTGACCCTATTGTCCTTTCTCCTCTGTAGCCTCTGAGCGTCTGACACAGGAGCAGGCTGATGACCTCATAGCCTGGATGAAGAACTCTCTGGGTCCTCGAGTCACCAACATAAAGGTAAAGTTAAGACTAACGTGTGTCTAGAATTCAGAATTTCACAGGGTGATGGTGGAGGACTTGTAACTTGTTATAGACATGTTTGTATGATACATTTTCTCTCTCGTCCCTCAGCTCACTCCACGTCTGGACACCCACCCAGCTATGATCACCGTGCTGGAAATGGGTGCTGCCCGCCATTTCCTCCGCACCCAGCAGTTGGCCCGCACCGCTGAGGAGAGAGCTCAGATACTGCAGCCCACACTGGAGC encodes the following:
- the trap1 gene encoding heat shock protein 75 kDa, mitochondrial; the protein is MDAVPTSSRVAGSFLGRLVWRVSPGRLTRLPPSSALMSRCLALARFALGSYQRTSSRLTPCARGLSSRTVSRSLTAGSQVGQQQRWSNRPSVWGAQRPCLSFCQQSYYSTQEAEKEPEEEPLHTIISDTESVQGSFSKHEFQAETKKLLDIVARSLYSEKEVFIRELISNGSDALEKLRHKLITAGGETAPMEIHLQTDASKGTFTIQDTGVGMNQEELVANLGTIARSGSKAFLDALQNQAEASSTIIGQFGVGFYSAFMVADRVDVYSRSAEHDAPGYKWSSDGSGVFEIAEASGVQQGTKIVLHLKDDCKEFSSEDRVKDVVTKYSNFVSFPIFLNGRRLNTLQALWMMEPKEISDWQHEEFYRYVAQAYDKPRYTLHYRADAPLNIRSIFYVPDAKPTMFDVSREMGSSVALYSRKVLIQTKAADILPKWLRFLRGVVDSEDIPLNLSRELLQESALIRKLRDVLQQRIIRFLLDQSKKEPEKYNKFFEDYGLFMREGIVTTQEQDVKEDIAKLLRFESSALPAGQQTNLMEYASRMKAGTRNIYYLCAPNRHLAEHSPYYEAMKQKDMEVLFCYEQFDELTLLHLREFDKKKLISVETDIVVDHYKEEKFEDSKPASERLTQEQADDLIAWMKNSLGPRVTNIKLTPRLDTHPAMITVLEMGAARHFLRTQQLARTAEERAQILQPTLELNAGHDLIKKLHALKDTNSELAGLLLEQIYDNAMIAAGLNDDPRPMISRLNDLLTKALEKH